The window TACGATAAGGTCCGGCGGCGAAAGCAGTTCTGGATCCTTCTCGATCTCCCCGGCCCCCTGAAGGGGGTTCGCCTGCGCGGGAAGGTTGTTTGGGCCGAAAAGGATCCCGCCGGGACCCACGTGGGAATTCGCTTCCTCAAACCGTCCCCGGGCGTCGTCCAGGCCATCGCCCGCGTGGCCCACAATTACAAAGTCTGCGAAGCCAATATTTCCGCCGGCATCAAAGACGCCTGCCGACGGGACTGCGCCTACTGGGAGCTCTGCCGCAAACCCATCAAAATATCGATGTGAGGTGAGCCAATCTTGACGGTCGTCGGCGGGTGTTGTAGGATGGACCTTCTTATCCAGAGTGGGGGAGGGACAGAGCCCGAC of the Elusimicrobiota bacterium genome contains:
- a CDS encoding PilZ domain-containing protein; amino-acid sequence: MEVDRRKAYRVPLRIEHGRLATFYPIGLIRRNRPPLEGELVNISTEGLGVLFYDKVRRRKQFWILLDLPGPLKGVRLRGKVVWAEKDPAGTHVGIRFLKPSPGVVQAIARVAHNYKVCEANISAGIKDACRRDCAYWELCRKPIKISM